One Bufo gargarizans isolate SCDJY-AF-19 chromosome 3, ASM1485885v1, whole genome shotgun sequence DNA segment encodes these proteins:
- the DNAJC22 gene encoding dnaJ homolog subfamily C member 22 produces the protein MGKRLIVAFGLWAIGGPLGLHHIYLGRDSHALLLMLTLGGFGMGWMWDFWKIPRLVSQVNKQEKKGNNKLKEGTPPASSIRFMAQVTTGIYFGLVAAIGLSSLTSYYVIALPLAVGLGVHLVATVGEQTSNLKNTLVAAFMTSPIFYGRAVSMIPISLTASITSQQHRQYRRQQQKDENLSLRLYRIGLAYLAFTGPLAYSALINTSRTISYVAGCIGSLLDWLSFFPSLSAMVERILLLPYRAWGLFTGGGFHDNNFKQWEKIYEFVASFQNVKEEMACKILGVNSDATIEEISHHYRDLVKVWHPDHNRHRPAEAEKHFLEIQAAYETLIQILKMKNRGQ, from the exons ATGGGGAAACGGCTTATAGTAGCTTTTGGCCTTTGGGCCATAGGTGGTCCACTTGGATTACACCATATATATTTGGGCCGAGACAGCCATGCCTTGCTTCTGATGCTTACTTTAGGAGGTTTTGGAATGGGGTGGATGTGGGACTTCTGGAAGATTCCACGACTTGTCTCCCAAGTAAATaagcaagaaaaaaaaggaaacaacaAGTTAAAAGAAGGAACACCACCAGCAAGCTCTATTCGTTTCATGGCACAGGTTACTACTGGCATTTATTTTGGTCTAGTGGCAGCTATTGGATTATCTTCCCTTACCAGTTACTATGTGATCGCTCTGCCACTAGCTGTTGGTCTAGGAGTCCATCTTGTTGCGACTGTAGGTGAGCAAACCTCTAACCTGAAGAACACACTGGTAGCTGCATTCATGACTTCACCAATTTTTTATGGCCGTGCTGTCTCCATGATCCCAATCAGCCTCACTGCAAGCATCACCTCTCAGCAACACCGGCAATATCGACGACAGCAACAGAAAGATGAAAATCTCAGCTTACGTCTATACCGCATTGGGCTAGCCTACCTAGCTTTCACTGGCCCACTGGCTTATAGTGCTCTTATAAATACAAGCCGCACTATTAGCTATGTGGCCGGATGTATTGGGTCTCTGCTTGATTGGCTGAGCTTTTTCCCCAGCCTGAGTGCAATGGTGGAAAGAATCCTCTTGCTGCCATACAGAGCCTGGGGGCTTTTTACAGGAGGAGGTTTTCATGATAATAACTTCAAACAATGGGAAAAAATCTATGAATTTGTGGCAAGTTTCCAGAATGTAAAGGAGGAGATGGCCTGCAAG ATTCTAGGAGTGAACTCTGATGCCACCATAGAAGAAATAAGCCACCATTATCGAGACCTTGTAAAGGTTTGGCACCCAGATCACAACAGGCATCGCCCTGCAGAGGCTGAAAAGCATTTTCTTGAAATTCAGGCAGCTTATGAAACTCTCATTCAAattctgaaaatgaaaaatcgTGGACAATAA